The segment ATGTTCGTGGCGCAGTCGCGCACGAAGTTGCCCGAGACGACCCCGCCAGTCCGGTTGACCACATTGATGCCGTATGCGCCCGGTGCGTCGAATCCGGCTACGACATTGTTCACGACGACGGCGGCGGTCCTGCTCCAGGCCAGGTCGATGCCGCTCTTGGTGCCATTCAGGCCAAGCACGGTGTTGCCGTTGATGACCGGGTCGGCCACGTCATGGCAGCTGATGCCGACCTTGCCCATAAAGCGGATGTTGTTCCCGCTGATGGTCGGGTGGTCCTGGTATTGCGCCCAGATGCCGATCGTCTCAATCGCCGCATTGCACAGGATGCTGTTGTCGGTGACGGCAATGCCCTGGCCGCGGTCGTGCCATGTGACCGTCAACATTGGCGAACCCGCCGCGATGGGCTTGCTTGCCAGCAGCGTGGTGCCATCGATGTTCGCGACATAGGTTTGCGCCGGCACCCCGCCTCCGGTCAAGAGCTGGCCGACCTGAATCGTGGGATTCGGCGCGGCGAGCCGTACGCGCCTGGTGCCATCGGCGATGCACGCCTGCTTGCCCACCACCACCGTGTCGGTCTGCAGCCCCTGCAGCAAAATTGCCGCTGCGGCATGCCCCTGGGTCAGGTCCACGGTATTGCCGGAAATCACGCACTGCACGGCGCCACCGTACACTGCGATGCCTGCATGGATGGGGCTCCAGCTGGCGCCGCTCTTGTCGGTGCTGGCGCGATCCAGTTTCACGGTGTTGGCGGTGATGGAGCAGGCAAGCGAGCGTGCCACCGCGATGCCCCACCATGTGGCGCCTTCGCAGGTGTTGCCGGCGATGGATGCGTTGTTCAGGTTCTCCGTCACGATACTGCGCCGGAAGGGCCCCAGCACGATGTTGCCGACAATGGTGCAGAGATTGTCCTGCCTCGGCGACGCGCCGTTGTGATAGTGAGCCAGCCCTTCCACATGAATGCCGATCCGGCAATCCTGGCCCGCCATGGC is part of the Cupriavidus oxalaticus genome and harbors:
- a CDS encoding right-handed parallel beta-helix repeat-containing protein, which produces MPDGRKPESPSVLDFMSPAMRQDALSGAPMLDHTRAIQAALDSGAAELAVPGGCTFNLTGPLTVGRKTRICGAGELRFSAGIATMAAITVKADGCEFDGIVLTNPNRLQAPAGGRNTGILFRADLGTVTRSTIRGFQNGITVESEGEYHDFIIANNRILDCIGAGGGPGDSTSGTGEDRGDGITIWGCAATITGNLVTAMAGQDCRIGIHVEGLAHYHNGASPRQDNLCTIVGNIVLGPFRRSIVTENLNNASIAGNTCEGATWWGIAVARSLACSITANTVKLDRASTDKSGASWSPIHAGIAVYGGAVQCVISGNTVDLTQGHAAAAILLQGLQTDTVVVGKQACIADGTRRVRLAAPNPTIQVGQLLTGGGVPAQTYVANIDGTTLLASKPIAAGSPMLTVTWHDRGQGIAVTDNSILCNAAIETIGIWAQYQDHPTISGNNIRFMGKVGISCHDVADPVINGNTVLGLNGTKSGIDLAWSRTAAVVVNNVVAGFDAPGAYGINVVNRTGGVVSGNFVRDCATNIHLYGCTGMSVTGNSSVSCASHYAAGNGSGMMLANNASL